A segment of the Ischnura elegans chromosome 13 unlocalized genomic scaffold, ioIscEleg1.1 SUPER_13_unloc_1, whole genome shotgun sequence genome:
acgaggaacggcgaagccgttccgagtattaagcggggtagccccggggggggcacactcaactcctgggcggcgaagccgccctttagcgaggaacggcgtagccgttccgaggaacgaGTGGGGCGCGTCCCTACCCCCTGgtcggcgaagccggcccctacctgaggtgagattattcgaacttcataagtcttcgaacgaccacaaatgtagacggcgaagccggaaacggggtttttaaggggcggagccccttaacgagcgcgcggagcgcagcgagttcataatatacaaattctttcgttttagaaatcccagtttagacatgTGGCAAAGGTCCATTTTAACCTgctttaaaaaaggccagattggcgcccatgcgatgccactccacatgatgtcacagggacctagtttctatatgagtcgataggagttttacatcgtctgagattagcaatgcatacatgtggcacagagctcagggaaacatcccttaatgatcacctattaaaattgcctaagttcggaaagtttcctttgtttgataggggaataacaatccttgtttaagccaagcgctacctgctaggaggtactctgctacctgctagcagtctgcatcacAGTGGCTCACATATcatcgccacaaggtcacctcacacgatggcagcgggaaccagaatgaagtcacatgggcttttcccatcattcatacttagctgtcacattttcgtgcgcttgaaaattttcacttcatttaatcgcaaaaaatagatattgtcatttaaaaatccaaaagtgttaaatgcgtactccagaggtaataatctttcgatttaggcaataaaaaattcagtaaaacctttctacatcgtaatggaggggaccaaaatttgggcaatttgatgtatgcaggttcactatagagaggtttcagtggtaggcaacattttttcatatccttgggaaatgaaaggtgtacagtcttttaagccattatattaatatagttAAACATGTATGCATGCATAGGTAAACagatatttacaatttaatgattaaacaaagataaaagtaacttgttcaagaggccttcttagaaaataaattagttattgagtttgcttaaaaaaattttcaaactctttcgaaataatgttttcaattccatgagcactttttaaggtcattttcactataaataaatcactagctgttttcgttaataccttttgacctaagaaataattctcTGGTCTTAGAGTTGTAATtaactaatagtgttcggaggaaagtacaatagttttatatttctaaacataatttcttcatcctcataTTTCACAGcctgagttatttttatttatgcagcctagatatacagtttcttctgttttttctcGGTTTTTTGAAATAGAtttcagggtgaatgatggcattccaaaggtcactgctataTCTTTCTTCTGACTGCCCTctttgatggctaggaaaattgctaattatgtggtaatgtcaagcagttgCCTTTTATTTCtggaatccatcatcagcctatgatgagttaagtaattttcatatgttatggcaaataattgaaaatactccttataaaatctttcagaaaatttatttattattcttataacatgtgacttgttaaagattataaaaaaattaataaacacgtgactactgcaaaaaaaatagacaagaaattgagcgtaattttcaaaatttcgttgaattccctctctccaaaatacaatgcacgtagcgttccaAAGAAAAACTCAGTCGAAGGCACACAGAAATGCTAGTTCTGCATAAGGAAGTGATTTCttggtgagaatgctgggcgaactacttcagaatgtggcggcgatggtaaaaaaatttcaatgccctaccgcgtatcagctagtTAGCTGTCCTTCACCTACCGTTGTCGTGCAAGGATTCATTCAGTATTGCTAGAACCAATTCCGAtacccggactcccgatggaagagtaagatttcgcggcataaatacgcaggcaagacatatgactgttgCTAAgtgcaataaattgtaaactaccatcgttcacgaaagcatcgaaaaaattaccaaggcggtagtaaaaAAGTGCTAcgccgggaaatatgggaataaaataattgtaaaactgtatttgatttatttcaagtcgcggtgtattcatgaaatattttcattttggaagcggaagtagcaatgcggttgagtaatgcagtctccatggatgggagtgaagttggttgaaatatttccgccagcAAGTGATTCAGGGTGCGCTGgttgcctcttttattaactgaacatagtatgtaggcacttgcatgaaaataaagccataagtaaaagaaagcaagtgctatcgcgcgattttgtccatgattcgagagaaaaggACGTGTTCCatcttcatttactgtcacttaatGTGATTACGAtagttggatgcctttttcttatttactgtcaggtatgctctcatatggaacaaaattgccctaactaatggttattgtaattatttaaggtttataaaaaaaataagcctgaaaaatttattgctgaaaatgtcattccatgtaggtaatcgcggctgcattaatggtctctagtggtctcggtacgatttgcggaggtagttaggccatctcagGGGTGTCtttggtatgatgtatggaggttttacgagataaagatggtcactatatagaggtttgcctataaatatacatgtaaatctgatgggaccagagggttggtacgaagtatggaggtttacgatgtaaagaggttcactacatagaggttttactgtaataggaaaccacccaatacCTGTTCAGATGATGGTGTAGGCCTAAGGTGTTACTGACCATGGTTAAGACCGCAGCTGGGTGAACAATTAAGTGattgattttcttaaataaatacggaaTCTTCTAGTTATATAATGGACCAAAACAGAAGAATTGTTGCTTcgtttacacagatatttacTTTGCAAAAGGATTGCACTGTGCCAAAATATAGCCTTTATTCTTTGCAGCACAGGAATTAttactgttgaataaaaacttttgggctatgtcaccgtgTCAATTACTGGGATGGCCTAACATAaccgaccgattctggtcgctttctcaagggtgACGTGTACCCACAGAAGTAATAAAGAATCAGGAATTATAACCTTTGTAGGGTTggtaatgttattaatgtatATCGCTTCCATGGACAGTGGCTAGTTTTCCATTGGGTTATGGAATTACTATCTGCTATAAAAGTAGCTCTACATTCGGTATGTATCATCAGAAAATGAAGTCAacgataaaaattgtataaatgattACAGGAATGGCACAGTATTTAAGGCACAGTTATTCAATTTAGAATGAACATTATTCAAAGACTGTCTCATTGTTCAAAGAAATTACAAAGTGTTCATTGCTGTATATGTGTGGATGATAGTTCTATATTGTAAAAGAATGGtgtattaaaagaatattgattCTTATGTGCATTGATTAATGAGTTGATTCCTACTTTCAGCATATGTTTACAGAGGACGAAAAAGTGATTGGTAATTCTGAAATGACCAATGACTCTATGACTGAGGCTATAGGTGAGTAAACTCTAGGTCTTGCAAATATATGTGCGTGGAGAGGgtgttgtaacttttttgaagCATGAAGAACCTAAGTTAGTCATCCATGtgtaacttttgttttatttagtttacatGTCACTTAAATATGAGAGAATGTTTATCTTTACATTTGTGTGGTCTGGATTtctaataatatgaaatgtaatgtattatatttgtaaatgtaaTGTATTTAATATAATGAATTATCACAATTTCCTTTAACATTTATGTACAGTAGAAgtccttttaatgtaaaatattttgttcggcTGAAGTCTATTGATATTTAACTTGCGCGACCATTGGctagtaaaatttcatattttagtgaCATATTGCATTTATGGCAGTGAAAGATTCGTATAAGATCTGCACTCTAGTCCAGTCAATGAACTTCAACAAATGAGTTCTTTATGACTGGtgttatagacaaaaatttctaattattaatgATCCATTATGAGTGCTTAGCATGAGAAACCAGTGCCTGTACAACTAAGGGTGGTATTTGCATAAAACATGTGGGTGGAATTCAGTGAAATGACTGAATGAAATTGTTTCCGACTTCTTTTGGCagaaatgcgatacatccatgtTGAAATACATAACACCGGTAGTACTTTCCACCCATTTATGCACTACTCCACCGCCTACtttttgcctagttttgacactcAAATGTCATTCTGAATTCTTTCTGGCCTGTGTCTAtggaaggaaaacgttttctgtgctatgggtagcatgataatattttacaTCTCTCCGCATggagttctttttttttggggTTGAGTTACCCTGGTATCCTTTTTCTTGTTATTTGGGACCCAGCCGGTCCCTTACTCCAACCACTGGAGTGGACCGTAGAACCCTTTCTTAGCACGAATCCACATTCAACTCATTGCATTGCTAGTgcaattttatacaaaatattgcaattgataaaaaaaaattattcttccaaAAGAAATACTAGCATTATATaggtatttttgaattttaaatggatgtctagcattaattacagccaaattagTGAACACAATGTACTGAGAGTGTAAGTCCATAAGTGGTATTATCatgttgaatttataaaattagcttGAAGTTTGTAATGCACagtcttattcaattatttttgtaggCATGGCAACTGCTTGGTTAGGTGTAACAGTGAATCATgtcagaaaatactttgtaacagaaagtaagtagatatattatggatttcagaaataaataccaGAAGACAAATCAATACTGCTAAGTTGCagcacaactcaattttaataacttGTGTGTTACAGTTTGCtgctatttattaaaaaaatgataatccctaatatttcaatataattatgtggatcTCATCAGGAAGTTGATCAGGAAATGATTTAGATGGATATCATATTCAACctggaaaaatgtaattgctCCCTTTATGACTTTTTAACTGTTATCCTCAAGCGGACAAAAggaggaaattatttaatttttaagaaattttatttttttatcaaatttacctCTGATTGTTAACTACGCTTGATTCATGGttgatgcattcctttttcaacaaaaatgtggtgtgaatttttaaataaaaatgcatgaattgtgGCCTCTTCCATGGCACACGTGATTTCCATTGCTAAGtactttatgaaaaatgtttacttattGGTGTGAAAAGTAATATGTAGCTGCTAAAAGTAAACATATTGAAAATCTGGAGCAATTTAACATTAGAGGAattatattccttaaatattttgataagtgttGTTCTCTCACGTAGAAGGATTAGGACAGCATTATTTTCTCCTCAAgtattctcaaaagaaaaatctatgccattttaaatattaacttaaggaACATTACGATGTGTATAATCCATAACCACTGAAcacatgtttttgtcttttaaatggatattttttaaaagggcgtgatttcatttttcttcagcaatttcaagcttgatatgagATAATTCTTGATGCCTGACTTTTCTTTTTGGACAAAATTGTAGTTTATTGAAACTACCAAAAAAGACTGACTTCTGATCTACTTGcaaaggaatgaaaggaaaacattattctctccttaagtattcctaaatgaaaaattatttttcatttaaaatatcagcaTCAAGAACATTACAATTTACATAATACAAAATTACTGAGCACacatttgtcttttgaatgaacaaATGTTTATAGgggatgatttcattttttcatcaacaatttcaatATAGTGATTATTATGGATGCCTGCCTTCCCTTTTCAGACATAATTGAACCAATATTGAAATTTCCAAAAGAGAATGACACCTTATTTGTGTTTAGCaaccatcaaaaatataaatttaagggaataggtttcaatctatcaaatggtttttaaaaattagatctgtGGGTCCTAGattgtaatatgattttcttttctagggctgTCAACTCCTGACCAAGTGCTGATAGAAACAACACCAACTTCACACCTGCTGGCTGAAAGAAATGTATGGATTGACCTTAACGATGATTGTATTGGTTCATCAGCCTCAGTGACACACATTCAATCCAAGACTGAGGCATCCCCATGTGGGGATGGAACGAATGTGATGGATAAAGATTTGAAAGAAGACAGTGCTCATCATGCTGACAAGGTACTGCCtaactcaattcctgatgatggacaCAGTTATATGGAACACATTCCAGCATCTAGAAACAGTGGAAATGGAGCCACAATGACTGTTGTAGGGGATAGAAGGGATGCACCAAATATCACAGGCAGCCTTAGGTTGATCAGAGTCAGTGAAAACAGAAGAAGTGGCATTGAGGcagaaatggaaaacaaaaaagagatgagttattgcttcatcaaaaatcctagaaatggtaaaaattcaaacgaaAAGTTATATTATTGCTCCCACTGCAGATATGGGTTCAACACCAATGATGATCTGATaaaacacatggaaattcattctgGTACCAGCAATTTGGATCCTAATGATGAATCATCTATGGGAAAAGATGAGTCTTTCACAGTCC
Coding sequences within it:
- the LOC124172566 gene encoding uncharacterized protein LOC124172566 — its product is MTEIYIPVQDCQLPVANIVFNEKEGNEELLNEENYHAFNSPNAVGISSDSVDPLEVDDEHMFTEDEKVIGNSEMTNDSMTEAIGLSTPDQVLIETTPTSHLLAERNVWIDLNDDCIGSSASVTHIQSKTEASPCGDGTNVMDKDLKEDSAHHADKVLPNSIPDDGHSYMEHIPASRNSGNGATMTVVGDRRDAPNITGSLRLIRVSENRRSGIEAEMENKKEMSYCFIKNPRNGKNSNEKLYYCSHCRYGFNTNDDLIKHMEIHSGTSNLDPNDESSMGKDESFTVPASREESNNSCESSTSETLTGIKRIR